Proteins encoded by one window of Tunturibacter psychrotolerans:
- a CDS encoding FkbM family methyltransferase, with amino-acid sequence MVPDARIIFDVGGNVGQTAKNYRKLYTQAKIWSFEPGPDPFQQLEHCLPDNFIATRVALSDSKGTVQLNLGKESCTNSILVRSNNASKTIEVATDTIDDICSSNGIDQIDILKIDVEGAETLVLKGAERMFGRKAVKAVFIEVYFTPAYKDMPLFGALDEQLKSLGFYIYGLYSLVRGHDERLSFGNALYLLDSSS; translated from the coding sequence ATGGTTCCAGACGCACGCATCATCTTTGATGTTGGTGGCAACGTAGGTCAAACTGCAAAAAACTATCGTAAGTTGTATACACAGGCCAAGATCTGGTCCTTTGAGCCGGGGCCTGATCCGTTCCAACAACTGGAACACTGCCTGCCGGACAACTTCATTGCGACGCGGGTTGCTCTTTCAGATTCCAAGGGTACGGTACAACTCAATCTCGGTAAGGAGAGTTGTACGAACTCGATTCTTGTGAGAAGCAATAACGCCTCGAAGACGATCGAGGTAGCAACTGACACCATCGACGATATTTGCAGCTCCAATGGGATCGATCAGATCGATATTCTGAAGATCGATGTGGAGGGAGCAGAGACGCTCGTATTGAAGGGAGCGGAGCGGATGTTCGGCCGCAAGGCGGTTAAAGCTGTCTTCATCGAGGTTTACTTCACTCCGGCCTATAAAGATATGCCGTTGTTCGGGGCTCTGGATGAGCAGTTGAAATCGTTAGGTTTCTATATTTATGGCCTGTATTCCCTGGTGAGAGGGCACGACGAGCGACTTAGTTTCGGTAACGCTCTGTACTTACTGGATAGTTCCTCCTAA